Genomic segment of Candidatus Limnocylindrales bacterium:
GTCACCGAGCACGGTCAACCCGCTGAAAACCTGCGCTTGCGGCTCTACCGCCATGACTTCGGCGGCCAGACGACGCTGCTGGCCGAAACCGCTGCGCAGGCCGGCGGGCGCTATGCCTTCGCCTACGACCCTGGCGCGGCCGAGCCGGTGCTGGAGGTGCGGGCCGTCAAGGCCGACGGCCAAGAAATCGCGCTCACCAAACCGCTACACGGCCTGACGGCGGCGGAGCGGGCCAGCCTCAACCTCGTGGTTCCCGCCGAGGCCCAGCCCCTCGAGGCCGAGTACCGCCGGCTGGTCAAAGATCTTGCGCCCCATGTCGGTCAGATCCGCCGTCTGGCGGAAGCGAAAGAAAACGGGGAGCGGCAGGACATCACCGTGCTGCACCGCGCCACCGGCTGGGACGCGCGGCTCGTTGCGCTCGCGGCGATCACCGAACGACTCGCCGCCGACGCCGAGGTGGGATTGCCCTCGGAGGGACTGTACGGCCTGCTGCGCGCGGGACTGCCATCGGACAAACTGCTACTGGCGCAGGTGGAGCCGGACACGGTGGAAGAAGCGCTCAAGAAGGTGCGCGAGGCCGGCATCGTGGCGCTCGATGACCAAGCTGTTGCCGCGTTCAAAACGCAATTTGCCGCCTTCAGCAACCGCGTGCGCCTCAACCTGCCAGCGCCGGGATCGGCCTCGACCTACGGCGAGTTGCTGAAGGGATCCGGTCTGGACGAGCAGGCGCGGGCGAAGTTCGCCGAGGTCTTCCTGCGCCATCGCGGGGACGGCGCCCAGCTCTGGGAAGCGGCGAAAAATGCGGGTCTCGGCAACGCCCAGATCGGCCAGCTGCAACTGCAAGGCAAGCTGGCTTATCTCGCCGGCAACAGCGCGGCGATGACCGAACGCCTGCTCAAGAAAAACCTCGCCGATCCCGTGGCGCTGGTCGAGCAGGATTTCCACCGTCCGGACGCATGGAAACAGGAAATCTTCGAGCTTGCGGGGATTCCACCGGAGCGCCGGTCCAACCTGACCGAGGCAGACCGCAAGCAACTTACGACCGTGATCCCTCCAGCCTATGCGGCCGACACGGTCGAAGCGCGCCTCGATCTCTACGCCGAAGACATGGCGCGCAAGATCCGCCTGAGCTATCCCACCCAGGTCCTGACCCGGCTGATGGAAACCGACGAGAAGTTCAAACCGCTTGCCCCGGACGGCGCCACCCGCACGCTGCTCAAAAACGCCACGGCGCAGGGCTTTCGTTTGGGCGAGACGCCGGTGGCAGTCTTTCTCAAAACGAAGCCAGAGGTTCGGGGCAGCCTGAGCGATGCCGAGTTTCAGGCCGCCGGCCAACAGCTCAAAACCCTCCAGCGGCTCTACCAGATCACGCCGGACCACGAGTCCATGCCCATGCTCCAGGCCATGGGGATCACCTCGGCCTACGACGTGACGGCCTACCCCCAGGAGCAGTTTGTCGCGCAGTATCAGGCCAAGTACGTCGATATTTACAGAAAGCCGGCCCCGAGAGGCGTGCCGGAACTGGTCTATCGTAAGGCGCAGCAGGTGAGCAGTGTCACCTACAATTTATTCGCCGTCGCCAAGCAACTCGAGAGCAGTCCGGGCATCCCAGCCCTTTCCCCCGCGCCAGAAGTGCATGAAAGCGTCAGGAACGAGCTCATCAAGCACTACCCGACCCTGGAATCGCTGTTCGGCTCCATGGACTTCTGCGAGTGCGAGCACTGCCGCTCGGTATTGAGTCCGGCGGCCTACTTCGTCGATCTGCTGCAGTTCGTGGATATGGAGGACCCGGTGTGGGCCAACTTCTTAGCGCAATGGAAGGCGACCCACGGCGGTCAGGAGTACCCGCATAAAGACAGTAACGGCAAGCCGATGAAACCGTACGACGTGCTCATCGAGCGCCGCCCCGACCTGCCCCACATCCCGCTGACCTGCGAAAACACCCACACGGCGCTGCCCTACATCGACATCGTCAACGAAATCCTCGAGTATTACGTCGCCAACGGCAAGCTGGCGGAGGACGCCGCCCGCGACACCGGGGAGGCCACGAGCACCGAGCTTTTGGCCGAGCCGCAGTACGTGATCGCTGCGGCTTATGAGAAGCTGACCGACGCGCGCTACCCGCTCGCGCTGCCCTTCGACCGCTGGCTGGCCACCGCGCGGGCGTTCTGCGACTACTTCGAGACCCCGCTGCACCGGCTGCTCGACGTGTTCCGCCCGACCGATGCGCTGTTCGATGCCACCAAACCCTACGATCGCGCCGCCATCTTCATCGAGTCGCTGGGCCTGGTGCCGGCGGAAAGGAGTTTGTTTACGGATTCCGATCCGCTTGCCAAGTGGTACGAGCTGTACGGTTTTGCCAGCGAAGCCGAAGCGACGACAGAAGCCACCGACGCCGAGACCGGTCAGCGCATCGATCTCAACTCGGCCAAGGCCCTCTCGCGCCGCCTGGGGGTCACCTACAAGGAGATCACCGAGATCGTTCAGACCGGCTTCGTCAACCCGGAACTGCAAAAGCTGGCACTGCTCTACAAGCTCGGTGTGAGCATCGCCGATGCGCGCTTCTACCAGACGCACAAAAGCTTCTATGAGCAGAACAAAGATCTGCTCGGCAAGGATCGCAGCAGTCTGTCCCCTGCCGATCAGGCGCGCTTCGATGCGCTTTCCAACAAGGTGCCCAATACCAACCTCACCGGCTGGGAGGTTCTCAACGAAATAGCCGGCTTCGAGCAGCGGCTGAAAACGTTGGCAGACGAGTTCAAAACCTCGGTGAGCGATCTGCAAATCGCCATCGCCAACATGCCGTTCGATAAGGCGCTCGTCCTGGCCGATCCCGATGCGAGTTGCAACTTCGACCGGACCACGCTGCAATACGCCGACGGCGCCAAGGCCAGGCCGCTCGACTTCCTGCGCATCAACCTGTTCGTGCGGCTGTGGAAGAAACTGGGCTGGAGCATCGAGGAGACCGACCGGGCGCTGACGACGTTTATCCCAGCCGCGGCGCTGGTGGATGCGACACAACTCCCCGGCTGGTTGCAGACGGCGCTCATCTATCTCGCCCATCTCAAGGCCCTGGAGGAGAGGGTCAGGGTCGGCAAGAACGCCCGCATCAAGTTGCTTACCCTGTGGGCGGACATTCCCACCAGCGGCAAGAAGCCGCTCTATGCCCAGCTCTTTCTCACCAAGAGCGTGCTCAAGACCGACCCGGTCTTCGACCATCCCCTGGGGCTCTACCTGAGCGACGCCAGCATCAAGATCAAGGATCATCTCCTTGCCCTGCAGGGGGCGCTGGGCCTGACCGCCGACGACATCGCCGCCATTCTGGCCGACGCCGGCAAGACCCCGGACGATCCCCTGTCCCTGGCGAACGTCTCGCTGCTCTACCGCTACGGCCTGCTGGCCAAGGGGATCAAACTCAGCGTGCGGGAGCTGATCGCGCTCAAACAGATGTCCGGCCTTGATCCCTTCAAGGCGCTGGACGGCAACCCCCTGCAAAATCTCAGCACGGATCACCCCTTCTCGCAAACGCTGGCCTTCGTCGAGGCGGTCGAGACGGTCAAAGACAGCGGCCTGAAGATCGAAGATCTGGACTACCTGCTGCGCCACCGCTTCGATCCCGCCGGCAAGTATCGCCCCAACCGCGAGGCGACGGTCGCGCTGCTCAAGGCGCTGGCTCAGGGGATCTCCGCGATTCGCAGCGAACACGCCGTTCCGGACGATCCCGCCGCGTTGAGCGACGAAGTGTTGCAACAGAAGCTGGGGCTGGTCTTGCCGCCGGACGTGGTGACGAAGTTCATGGGCATGCTGAGCGGCACGGCGGAGTTCACGGCGGTGCAGAACGGTGTGACGCAATCGGATAGCCTGCCCCCGACTGCGTTTGCTGCTCATCCGGCCGTTCGCGAAGTCGCCTACAACACCACACGCCAGGAACAGCGCCTCACCTTCCGCGGCGTGTTGTTCGATGCGCAGAAGAACGCGTTGAAGGCGGCCGTCAATGCCACGTTGACTGCGGCACAGCAGACCGTCTTTGCCGGGCTGCTTGATGACGTGCAGCAGCAGGCGCGCGCCTTCTTCGATACATACCTGCGCAAACAGACCGGTGTGCAACCGGAAAGCGGGTTTTTGGAGAATGCCGATTACGAACTGCTGTTTTCCCCCATGCCCGATGGCCTTACCGAGGCGCAGCAACAAGAGCGTGAACGGCAGCGGCGCGCCCGGCTGGCCCAGGCGTTTCTGCCGTTCCTGCAGGATCGTCTGATCCGTCAGTTCATTGTGCAGACGCTAGTTGCCCAGACCAGCGCCGACCCGTTGCTGGTGGAAAGTCTTGTCACCGATGAAAGCCTGCTCTCGGCGGATGGCAAGAGCCTGCTGTTGGCGTTCGCGGCGACGGATACCCGGGGCGTGAGCGCAGCGTTTTTCGATTCAGCCGACGGCTCCGGTGCACCCCAGAAGGCATCGCCGGTGGTCGCCAGCGCAGACACGAGCCTGAAAGACCAACAAGACTTGGACGGCAATCCGCTGAATGCGGCCAATAGCGCGCGCTTCGCAGGTTATCTGGAAGTCGTCACTCCCGGCGCCTACCGTTTCTTCATCGAACTGGAAAGACAAAACGCCGAGGCGGAGTTGCGCTTCGACCATCTGCCCGAGCCGGTGTTCCTCAAAGGCACGGCCGCCAGCAACAACGCCATCTTCGGTAACCAGGCTGGTGAGTTTCTGGAATTGAAGGCCGGCGTGCCCTACCGCTTCACCCTCGAACTCAAGAATTTGAATGGCGGGTACGGCCGCCTGCTGGTGCAGGGCGAAACCCTACCCAAAGGGCCGCTATCCCAGCTCAAGCTCTATCCGGCCAGCGCCTGGGACGCCGCCGAGGGCGCGTGGCTGTTGCTCGCCAAGTCGCTGCAGCTCGTGCAAAGTCTTGGGCTAACTGAACGGGAGCTCCGCTACCTGCGGACCCACGCTGCGGATTTCGGCGGCGTGTCCTTGAGCGAGCTGCCGACCGAAGCGGTCGGCGACACGCCTGCCGAGAAGGCAGCCACCGAACAACGCTTCGCCCGTTTCCGCCGGTTGGCCGCTTACGCCCGCCTCAAGCGCGAGATGGCCGGCGGCACCGAGGACCTGATCGGCCTCTTCGAGGCCAACGGCACGACTGCGCCGGACAGGCTGGAAAAACAGGTCTATCCGCTGATCGCTCAAATCACCCGCCGGGATGAGGCGACGGTCAAGGCCACGGCCGAGGTGCTGTTTGGCGCAAGTCCGGCCTTCGCCAGCGAGCAGCCGCTGGAACGGCTGTGGGAGGCGCTGCAGATCGTCCAGCGCTTCGGCGTGTCGCCGGCGGCCCTCAAGCGTTGGACCGGCATCGTCAGCGCCACGGCGACCCCGCAGCAGCGCTTTGAGATCGCCCGCGACCTGAGGGATACGATCCAGGCGCGCTTCGAGGACGAGACCTGGCAACGCGTGGCCCAGCCCATTTTCGACAAGCTGCGCCAGCAAAGCCGCGATGCCCTGGTGGCGCACGTCATGCACCGGCATGGCTTCGCCCGCATGGAGCAGCTCTACGAGTACTTCCTCATAGACCCCGGCATGGAGCCGGTGGTGCAGACCTCGCGGATCCGATTGGCCATCGCCTCGGTGCAGCTCTTCATCCAGCGTTGCCTGCTGAATCTCGAGCCCAAGGTCCATCCCTCCCTCATCAACTCGAAGCAGTGGGAGTGGATGAAGCGCTACCGGGTCTGGGAGGCCAACCGCAAGATCTTCCTCTTCCCGGAAAACTGGCTGGAGCCGGAGTTCCGGGACGACAAAACCCATCTTTTCACCGAACTCGAAGGGGCGTTGCTCCAGGGCGATGTCTCCAGCGATCTCGTCGAAGATGCCTTCCTCAACTACTTGAAGAAACTCGACGAGCTGGCGCGGCTGGACATCGTTGCCATGCACATCGAGGACAATCCCGACCCGGCGCGGCGGATGCTCCACGTTTTCGGCCGTACCTACAGCGTGCCCCACAAGTATTTCTACCGCCGCTACAAGAACCAGATGTGGACGCCGTGGGAGCCTGTGAGTGCTCAGATCGAGGGCGACCATCTGGCGCCCGTGATATGGCGCGACCGGTTGTATCTGTTCTGGGTGACGTTCCTGGAGAAGCCGCAGCAGTCAACGAGCGATACCACAATCCCCGACCCAACCAAGGGGGTTACCATTCCAGCGCCCAGGAAAGACATTGAGGCGCATCTGCACTGGAGCGAGTACGTCAATGGCGAGTGGACTACACGCGAGTCGAGCCAGATGAACGTTCCGAGTCCGGTTGTGGTGCGGAACGTCCTGTATTTTGATCCCACGAAAGTGTTCGTCCACGTCTCCAAGGAGTACGACACCGACGGCTCCGAGCTTGGAGTCTTCATCCATCTGGGTAACTGGTCACAGGCCGTTCAGCGACCAACCGGAGGGTTTTTCGATATCGATTTTGGATTTGGAACAAGCGTTAGCATGGCCATCGCAGGATGGCGCATTGATTCAGTCTACTTCGGTTCCAAGCTTGGAACAGGTCCAACAGATCAGGCCTTCTACCTGGCTGGCCGCAACAGCACGCCCGAAGCCGCGAGCTATCTTGCCCCACCCACCAACCCCTTCTCCAGCGCCAACGCGAAAGAAGCCACGCGCTACCGAGGCAGCAGCGTGCTCCAGGTCCGTTTCAGGGAAAGGATCACCACCGAACCCGGCAAGACCCCTCCGCCGGTCGTCCGGGATATTCTAGGGCAGGGCGACGCCTACACCCTGCTGCCGTGCGACAACGACTTGCTGCCCCTGGGCGTGTCCGAGGATGCGTATCGCAATGCAGCGAATCCGGAAGCTGTTAAGAAAGCCATCGAGAGCGGTCTGGGTGAGATCGCCACGCTCATGAAGCCGGTGTTCTATCAGGACAATCGGCACACCTTCTTCGTTGAGCCAAGCGTCAGTGAGCGCACGATCGAGGAGTGGCAGGAATGGGTCACGAAGACGCCGGGGGCTGAACCGTGGCGACCGGAATATCCCTGGTGGAAAGACATCGTGATGGTTCCGGCCATACCGTGGAAGGGCCCGCTTCCCGATCCCGGCGACCCGTGGCGTTTTGCCGTCGATCCGGCCGCACGCATCACTCCGGCGCTGGATCGGGATTGGCTGATCAACCCGGCCACCGTATTGGCGTTCGACAACGTGCTGATCGGTCCCGCCGGCCAGCCCGGTGTGGAGGTTGTGACTCGTGGCGACCAAGCCGCTCTCGGAGGGCATATCAACGTCAATCCCGGCAGCGAAGTCGCTGGCATGGTCGTGGTCAGCGCGCAACATACCTTCGGCCGCTCCGGCCTTGCGGCGGCAGGCGGCGGGTTGAATATCGTCGGTCGCAGTGGACTCAACGCCGCGCTGGCACAGAATCTCAATCAACTCAACCGCTCAGGTTTCGGCGCGGGCGTGACCGGCGTCGGGCGGCTGGAGCGTTGAGTCAATGGAGGACAACATGAGCAACCTGACTTTGGCCAAGAGCAATAAGTTTCACAGCATGGTGGATACCGAGATACTCCTCTACCCTGGCCGTATCGTTGAGACCAAAGAGATCAAATATTTCGTTATCCAAGAGCGCACGCTCAGCTACCGCGTTACGCTGCACCAGCACCCTTACGTACAGCCGTTGATGCAGCGGCTGCTCCGAAAGGGCACATCGGGCCTGCAGGCGGCGGATACGGAGTACAACACCCGCGTTCGGCTGGCCAGCGCCATCGCAGCAAAGGATCCTGCAGGAAAAGCCGTACAGTTGGCGGCTGGAGAGATCGTGTATCTCGCTGATGGTGCTACCACCATCCTGGATGGTAACCCCGTTCGCTTTGCGGGCAACAAAGTCCTCAAGTCGCTCGATGATTCGGTGCCGACCCCGCCGGCAAACACGGCAGTGATAATCCCTGCCCAAACGATGGTTCGGCGAAGCACGGGTGCCCTTGTCACGCTCGATGCCCAAGCCAACGCCACCCTGGTCGACGGCAGACCCCTGCCGGTCCTGTACGCCGATTTCTTCCGGAACGCTTACCAACCTTCATCACTGGTCCAGCAGCCCTATCCGGTCAAAGAGCTGGACTTCAGCTCCGGCGGCGCCTATGCCGTCTACAACTGGGAGCTCTTCTTCCACGTGCCGTTTACCATTGCCGTGCATCTCAGCAAGAACGGCCGCTACGCCGAGGCGCAGCGCTGGTTCCACTACCTCTTTGATCCCACCGACGACAGCGACGGTCCTACGCCGGAGCGCTTCTGGAAGGTGCGCCCCTTCCAGACCACCGATGTGAAAAAGATCGAGGAGATCCTGGTCAATTTGGCCACCGGCGCCGACCCCGAGCTACGCAACGAGACCCTCCGCAGCATCGAGGCCTGGAAGGACGCACCCTTCCGCCCCCACGTCATCGCCCGCTACCGCCAGCAGGCCTATATGTACAAGACCGTCATGGCCTATCTCGACAACCTGATCGCCTGGGGCGATTCGCTCTTCCGGCAGGACACCGGCGAGGCCATCGACGAGGCGCTGCAACTCTACGTGCTGGCGGCCAACATCCTGGGACCGCGGCCGCAGGCCGTGCCGAAGAAGGGGGCGGTGCGACCGCAGACCTATGCCAATCTGCGCAAAGATCTGCAGCAATTCGGCACGGTACTGCGTGATGTCGAGGCGGACATTCCCTTCGACCTCATGCCGTTCCCCGATACGGAGGCAAAAGACGATAACCGGCTCGCCGTGGTGCGCGGCATGGGACGGGCGCTTTACTTCTGCGTGCCGCGCAACGACAAGCTCCTGAGCTACTGGGACACGGTAGCCGACCGGCTGTTCAAGATCCGCAACAGCCTCAACATCCAGGGCGTGTTCCGTCAGCTCGCGCTGTTCGAGCCGCCCATCGACCCGGCGCTGCTGGCGCGGGCCGCGGCCGCTGGGCTGGACGTCGGCGCCATCGTCAACGGCCTCAACCAGCCGCTGCCGCTGGTGCGCTTCGCCTTCCTGATCCAGAAGGCCGCCGAGATTGCCCAGGAAGTGAAGTCCCTGGGCAACCAGTTGCTTTCGGCCATGGAGAAGGAAGACGGCGAGGCCCTGGCCCTCCTGCGCGCCAAGCACGAGCGCGCCGTGATGCAGATGGTGGAGCAGGTGAAGTACGCGCAACTGCAGGAAGCGATCAAAGCCAAAGAAGGCCTGTTGCAGTCTCTGGCTCTGGCCGTGCAGCGATACACCTACTACGAGCGGCAGTTGGGCAAAAAACCCGACGAGATCGAAAAAGCCATCCCGCAACTGGACGAGCTGGACAAAGACGGCCTGGCCAAGATGAAGTTTACCCAGCAGGAACCGGCCATGGGGCTGCGGCCGATCGAGGTGGATATTGCCAGTGACGCTTTTGCCCAAGCAGCGCAGGCCCTGAGTGGTGGCAGGCTGCTAAGCTCACACGAGGTACGGGAATCCTTGTTCTTAGAGGGGGCGCAGCTTGCTTCGGACATCGCCAATGTTTTGAACACGATAAGCTCGGCTATTCACGTCATACCCGAGGTTAAGATCCACGGCCAGCCGATGGGCGTGGGCGGCACGGCTGAAACTGGCGGTTCGCATTTCGGCTGGGGGCTTGCTGCGACGGCGAATGCTGCAAAGGCGGTCGCCGAACGGCTCAACTTTGAAGCACGCCGCGCGGCCCGCATCGA
This window contains:
- a CDS encoding neuraminidase-like domain-containing protein — its product is MNTIIFPLKRQMRGPQVADLQDALRLLLERGLLLANDEGARRELLQALQRERAEQLYGSATAKLVARFQEEHRLPPTGEVDEPTANALNGLLKELGVLDGGGATFVDSRYTVLCRAVDARGQPIAGLGVELFHQDPQSPPVPLGEPATTDAEGLATFRFKRSDFTGQTGERGPNLFFKVFRDETPLEYTLPEIPGGGGVIPNFQPRRDPIVLRVERYETIRGVVVTEHGQPAENLRLRLYRHDFGGQTTLLAETAAQAGGRYAFAYDPGAAEPVLEVRAVKADGQEIALTKPLHGLTAAERASLNLVVPAEAQPLEAEYRRLVKDLAPHVGQIRRLAEAKENGERQDITVLHRATGWDARLVALAAITERLAADAEVGLPSEGLYGLLRAGLPSDKLLLAQVEPDTVEEALKKVREAGIVALDDQAVAAFKTQFAAFSNRVRLNLPAPGSASTYGELLKGSGLDEQARAKFAEVFLRHRGDGAQLWEAAKNAGLGNAQIGQLQLQGKLAYLAGNSAAMTERLLKKNLADPVALVEQDFHRPDAWKQEIFELAGIPPERRSNLTEADRKQLTTVIPPAYAADTVEARLDLYAEDMARKIRLSYPTQVLTRLMETDEKFKPLAPDGATRTLLKNATAQGFRLGETPVAVFLKTKPEVRGSLSDAEFQAAGQQLKTLQRLYQITPDHESMPMLQAMGITSAYDVTAYPQEQFVAQYQAKYVDIYRKPAPRGVPELVYRKAQQVSSVTYNLFAVAKQLESSPGIPALSPAPEVHESVRNELIKHYPTLESLFGSMDFCECEHCRSVLSPAAYFVDLLQFVDMEDPVWANFLAQWKATHGGQEYPHKDSNGKPMKPYDVLIERRPDLPHIPLTCENTHTALPYIDIVNEILEYYVANGKLAEDAARDTGEATSTELLAEPQYVIAAAYEKLTDARYPLALPFDRWLATARAFCDYFETPLHRLLDVFRPTDALFDATKPYDRAAIFIESLGLVPAERSLFTDSDPLAKWYELYGFASEAEATTEATDAETGQRIDLNSAKALSRRLGVTYKEITEIVQTGFVNPELQKLALLYKLGVSIADARFYQTHKSFYEQNKDLLGKDRSSLSPADQARFDALSNKVPNTNLTGWEVLNEIAGFEQRLKTLADEFKTSVSDLQIAIANMPFDKALVLADPDASCNFDRTTLQYADGAKARPLDFLRINLFVRLWKKLGWSIEETDRALTTFIPAAALVDATQLPGWLQTALIYLAHLKALEERVRVGKNARIKLLTLWADIPTSGKKPLYAQLFLTKSVLKTDPVFDHPLGLYLSDASIKIKDHLLALQGALGLTADDIAAILADAGKTPDDPLSLANVSLLYRYGLLAKGIKLSVRELIALKQMSGLDPFKALDGNPLQNLSTDHPFSQTLAFVEAVETVKDSGLKIEDLDYLLRHRFDPAGKYRPNREATVALLKALAQGISAIRSEHAVPDDPAALSDEVLQQKLGLVLPPDVVTKFMGMLSGTAEFTAVQNGVTQSDSLPPTAFAAHPAVREVAYNTTRQEQRLTFRGVLFDAQKNALKAAVNATLTAAQQTVFAGLLDDVQQQARAFFDTYLRKQTGVQPESGFLENADYELLFSPMPDGLTEAQQQERERQRRARLAQAFLPFLQDRLIRQFIVQTLVAQTSADPLLVESLVTDESLLSADGKSLLLAFAATDTRGVSAAFFDSADGSGAPQKASPVVASADTSLKDQQDLDGNPLNAANSARFAGYLEVVTPGAYRFFIELERQNAEAELRFDHLPEPVFLKGTAASNNAIFGNQAGEFLELKAGVPYRFTLELKNLNGGYGRLLVQGETLPKGPLSQLKLYPASAWDAAEGAWLLLAKSLQLVQSLGLTERELRYLRTHAADFGGVSLSELPTEAVGDTPAEKAATEQRFARFRRLAAYARLKREMAGGTEDLIGLFEANGTTAPDRLEKQVYPLIAQITRRDEATVKATAEVLFGASPAFASEQPLERLWEALQIVQRFGVSPAALKRWTGIVSATATPQQRFEIARDLRDTIQARFEDETWQRVAQPIFDKLRQQSRDALVAHVMHRHGFARMEQLYEYFLIDPGMEPVVQTSRIRLAIASVQLFIQRCLLNLEPKVHPSLINSKQWEWMKRYRVWEANRKIFLFPENWLEPEFRDDKTHLFTELEGALLQGDVSSDLVEDAFLNYLKKLDELARLDIVAMHIEDNPDPARRMLHVFGRTYSVPHKYFYRRYKNQMWTPWEPVSAQIEGDHLAPVIWRDRLYLFWVTFLEKPQQSTSDTTIPDPTKGVTIPAPRKDIEAHLHWSEYVNGEWTTRESSQMNVPSPVVVRNVLYFDPTKVFVHVSKEYDTDGSELGVFIHLGNWSQAVQRPTGGFFDIDFGFGTSVSMAIAGWRIDSVYFGSKLGTGPTDQAFYLAGRNSTPEAASYLAPPTNPFSSANAKEATRYRGSSVLQVRFRERITTEPGKTPPPVVRDILGQGDAYTLLPCDNDLLPLGVSEDAYRNAANPEAVKKAIESGLGEIATLMKPVFYQDNRHTFFVEPSVSERTIEEWQEWVTKTPGAEPWRPEYPWWKDIVMVPAIPWKGPLPDPGDPWRFAVDPAARITPALDRDWLINPATVLAFDNVLIGPAGQPGVEVVTRGDQAALGGHINVNPGSEVAGMVVVSAQHTFGRSGLAAAGGGLNIVGRSGLNAALAQNLNQLNRSGFGAGVTGVGRLER